A window of the Besnoitia besnoiti strain Bb-Ger1 chromosome VI, whole genome shotgun sequence genome harbors these coding sequences:
- a CDS encoding putative tRNA synthetase (encoded by transcript BESB_069040) gives MGSQEGGRLVRGRSAASASPQIRIVFRLCLFCCISLVRSPPSTPAESLRAPQPSHAGSSAGPFLSFASLGAGDAVADASLPMQTLSPQAALLGSVDRQARAESSRRAGVPNRRGRVWSALSGASDWSALSIHRRRDASSAFPFSPSGLDLFAWLPRDVDGGGGRWSRETEPEFPLDFSRRRQQFVRSAAQHDTQGWCGWRRRLRPNADGRQRSPGRVPAACAAFLLSSLPVFSKTGHARQPSRASSPLLRRHGRTLPLAIDAWKRGPFTSPAEPLREIRVLSTHSRLASSAFAPGCTPAEAQIDGQASPAPSSKPWGFSVRRLGTRRRQEGEARSLRGDVHRLRPLPLDASSCSSSEETPEPHARSASGLPRSFPHRTWERHLYTWWEKTLDIFDADTAAAHVVADATLPARPRLAALCENDPRDPLSCSKEEDTRDAVPTRFRLLMPPPNLTGPLHLGHAASLALQDLLVRFRRMLLIRADAESSQNEERARGDLGGGRESGDGERAAKGVDDAERSPEAETDLPGGEFASRAGDAEVASLSRLARPTCPSASRPLSEEGDGRRPDALLSACPTEWIPGTDHAGLAMAWLLRRHERRVAQRKKKTGNAAPRGLAARESPVAEQSGRGARALLERWAAVCRHVIRCQQRRLGCSCDWRRSVYTLDPAYSQLVARVFVQLWRRSLIRKGKYLTLWDTEARTALADFEVLFPSLDALREAEKNALKHARGDGALPASPRFHEALRPQAEADTSVAQANGGTEVGRAPRGSQTSCEKGLQRTASHLSADADSGTERRDLEERDEWLRAHEDGGASGVLGKDVGVQKTTESGKSSRLYFLACKLVPGLPTKDPETGDRPRTEDSERERADDPGMREEGQEAKAPENDLRVAICLEDPRQLRDVAAVCVKPHAFQRLCAQAEKDYAAGLPSSLARVTSRARPGSLPLATGRPLPWQVVLPGVGRSVPLLIHDGEYLHPLAAAAATRLRELQAPRPSSASSSRSSAPAASSSSCIGETTGAVASWPRPGDPAGVSRAPLEDRLGTDGCAETLAPSRERELALRVACVGVTAFSEGPHAGEMSAPTPPSGPQATASAPSFALGAAPASLSAAAGAPSPERLCRASTSGSSAPTRGGASSALSASASSSDLWRQIDRERGSLGYWEDADESGDAPPGVAPRSFLRNWPKWTSTRTGAEVQLRLSSQWLLDLPAAAREAANLAGTSQGEGPEEDAEEEGGRAENAEAAPARSARRRLQLLPERVERQWSKFVGAQASLRPWCLSRQLDWGVPLPVWRVRLFGVSRAAKKAAQTVEKTGTDTGVSAKAAREDATPASARDARGAAQADARLLAEAERRKESGEGPRGTEETGGRAGRRDRAREAPHSGETEGGGEAGVGADAREEDELGGGVEYAWDEVAASEEDAWKAIEAKIVRHLLRAGIENPKERAATILQGARLRASSGGQESHGARELPAEQGDGEDENGRGETTRTRGEEEDIYAEIAQTKDVLDTWFSSALWPLACAEAACRDRKSNEDASEERTSGTPAAVAPFSPSPASTALSSPPSSSPSPLSSPSASLSVCDSARLPPLSSREGRGCAPSAAPRAPHTELVTGEDILFFWVLRQFVLCGALTRRTPFSRVTLHGLLVDGEGKKLSKTKGNVARGYLNRVIEEAGADALRWTLLSGISPGSSIAFDQEALAVSRRFLHKLWNVGRFVERFAATFPPFSASARASSPSCGESEARGETAGACHRPAEDARGQASQEESAERRSCQSPLVARYFWSRSLAVAREVSALLERMETGAAAQILQSFLWREVADWLIPAAAAARVYSGRPEETRPARTDGGERDAGGGRAAPEKDPRADAGDGEARPEAWETIVAATGEQGARATALEPKEGGPTQEQRMNAETRLALVEDLGLWSELLLSVFDVSLRLLHPFVPFVTEALFQTVVLPHAPRHHERLRASDCSTFSRETPSTFSPAPSASAAPHPGTSAHSSTPSPSSTVSSEARGAVGPSASMPVSGLDSSPPLNLPRALAASRWALHSSERPRLDTEALRLFPVLQTVVRRIRRAVKEFQPQEPPEAEPAGRPEDEDPSRTTESFSRMPEVDRDGQRVVPRGELRVELASEDDALSALIEVRRETACVRGVVLVVPSSVSFAEEGYALAGGEGECGLTNLLFSGCFSERKARRGTLRSSGAHLWFPFRLGTACVWLPRTSRAAFSPLRAARRERFFVATWAALAPSALSVVRRSRSPGCKPRAARETPLEEGRRASEDASELDASVRKMEIRVSRSLPSPLCASRRSACSPPEDVQPCAASQPARQCGGEREDNGDDKQKADAAERRREKSAAQRHRKGEKLKEQIAELEARLAVPEFAVRAPADVQRKLRVRLERAKHELAKAERL, from the exons ATGGGCTCACAggagggcgggcgcctcgtgcgaggccgcagtgccgcctcggcctctcccCAGATCCGCATTGTTTTTCGTCTTTGCCTTTTCTGCTGCATCTCTCTCGTCAGGTCTCCGCCCTCCACTCCCGCCGAaagcctgcgcgcgccgcagccgagccACGCCGGTTCATCCGCAGGCCCCTTTCTTTCGTTTGCCAGCTtgggggcgggcgacgcggtcgcagacgcctctcTTCCGATGCAGActctctctcctcaggcAGCGCTTCTGGGCTCCGTAGACAGACAGGCGAGAGCTGAGagctcgcgtcgcgcgggaGTCCCGAATagacgcgggcgcgtttGGTCCGCGTTGTCTGGCGCATCTGATTGGTCGGCGCTGTCGATACACCGCAGGAGGgacgcttcctccgccttccctTTCTCTCCGTCAGGCCTGGATTTATTTGCATGGCTGCCGCGTGACGTCGACGGGGGAGGGGGTCGCTGGAGTCGCGAAACTGAGCCGGAGTTTCCGCTGGACTTCAGCAGGCGTCGCCAGCAATTCGTCCGCTCCGCGGCACAACATGACACACAAGGGTGGTGCGGCTGGAGGCGACGCTTGCGACCGAATGCTGACGGCAGACAGCGTTCACCTGGGCGGGTTCCTGCTGCCTGTGCCGCATTTCTTTTATCATCGCTGCCAGTCTTCTCAAAGACGGGACACGCGCGTCAGCCTTCACGCGCTTCATCgccccttcttcgccgccacgGGCGAacgctgccgctcgccaTTGACGCGTGGAAGCGCGGCCCTTTTACCAGCCCAGCTGAACCGCTTCGCGAGATTCGTGTTCTGTCGACCCACAGCAGACTCGCAAGCAGCGCCTTTGCGCCGGGTTGCacgccagcggaggcgcaaATCGACGGCCaagcgtcgcccgcgccctcttcAAAACCGTGGGGGTTTTCGGTGAGGAGGCTCggaacgaggaggcggcaagAGGGAGAAGCAAGGAGCTTGAGGGGGGACGTGCACAGACTCCGACCTCTCCCGCTTGACGCCTCTTCCTGCTCATCTTCAGAGGAGACACCAGAGCCACACGCGAGATCCGCCTCGGGGCTGCCGCGCTCCTTTCCGCACCGCACTTGGGAGAGGCATCTCTACACCTGGTGGGAGAAAACTCTTGACATTTTCGATGCCGacaccgccgcggcgcacgtgGTTGCGGATGCAACGCTTCCGGCACGCCCGCGTTtggcggcgctctgcgaaAACGACCCCAGAGACCCGCTGTCTTGCAGCAAGGAGGAAGACACACGCGACGCAGTGCCCACCCGCTTCCGTTTGCTCATGCCGCCTCCCAACCTCACGGGGCCGCTGCACCTGGGGCACGCAGCCAGCCTGGCGCTCCAGGATCTCCTGGTCAGGTTCAGACGCATGCTCCTGATtcgcgcagatgcagagagTTCGCAGAATGAGGAACGCGCGAGGGGAGACCTGGGTGGAGGAAGGGAAAGCGGCGACGGTGAGCGGGCGGCCAAGGGcgtcgacgacgcagagaggagccccgaggcggagacggatCTGCCTGGAGGCGAGTTCGCCAGCCGggcgggagacgcagaagtaGCCAGCCTTTCGCGGCTCGCAAGGCCGACTTGTCCTTCCGCCAGCCGTCCGCTgagcgaagagggcgacggccgccgccccgacGCCTTGTTGTCTGCGTGCCCGACCGAGTGGATCCCCGGCACGGACCACGCAGGCCTCGCCATGGCTtggctcctgcgccgccacgagcgacgcgtggcgcagcggaaaaagaagacaggaaacgccgcgcctcgaggcctcgcggcgcgcgagtcgcctGTCGCAGAACagagcgggcgcggggctCGTGCGCTGCTGGAACGGTGGGCGGCCGTTTGCCGCCACGTAATCCGGTGCCAGCAGAGAAGACTGGGGTGCTCCTGCGACTGGCGTCGCAGTGTATATACACTCGACCCCGCGTACAGCCAACTGGTCGCGCGGGTTTTCGTTCAGCTgtggcggcggagcctgATTCGGAAAGGCAAGTACCTCACGCTGTGGGACACGGAGGCGCGGACCGCGCTCGCGGATTTCGAAGTCCTCTTCCCTTCTCTGGATGCCTTGCGCGAGGCCGAAAAAAACGCCCTGAagcatgcgcgcggcgacggcgcgttGCCAGCGAGTCCGCGATTTcacgaggcgcttcgcccccAGGCAGAGGCGGATACGAGCGTAGCTCAAGCGAACGGTGGCACTGAGGTCGGTCGCGCGCCACGAGGGAGCCAGACGAGCTGCGAGAAGGGGCTCCAGCGCACAGCGTCGCATTTgagcgcggacgccgatTCAGGAACTGAGCGCCGAGATTTAGAGGAGCGGGATGAGTGGCTCAGGGCCCATGAAGACGGAGGCGCGAGTGGAGTGCTCGGGAAAGACGTCGGCGTACAGAAGACGACAGAATCAGGAAAATCCTCCCGGCTTTACTTCCTCGCTTGCAAACTTGTCCCGGGGCTCCCGACAAAAGACCCTGAGACCGGCGACCGGCCGCGGACAGAGGACAGTGAACGAGAGAGGGCAGATGACCCAGGAATGCGCGAGGAGGGGCAGGAGGCAAAGGCGCCAGAGAACGATCTCCGCGTCGCGATTTGCCTGGAAGACCCGCGGCAGCTCCGCGATGTCGCCGCCGTATGCGTGAAGCCGCATGCTTTtcagcgtctctgcgctcaAGCTGAGAAAGACTACGCCGCTGGtctcccttcctctctcgcgcgtgtcaCCTCTCGTGCGAGGCCgggctctctgcctcttgcCACGGGCCGTCCGCTTCCCTGGCAGGTCGTCCTGCCCGGGGTCGGTCGCTCCGTTCCTCTCCTCATCCACGACGGCGAATACCTTCATCCccttgctgcagctgccgccacgcgccttcgcgagctccaagccccgcggccgtcctctgcttcttcttcaagatcgtctgcgccggccgcgtcttcctcatCCTGCATCGGGGAGACGACTGGCGCGGTCGCCAGCTGGCCTCGCCCCGGCGACCCAGCAGGTGTTTCTCGGGCGCCACTGGAGGATCGTCTGGGAACGGATGGATGCGCGGAGACCCTTGCGCCCAGCCGGGAGAGGGAGttggcgctgcgcgtcgcttgcGTCGGCGTGACCGCCTTCTCCGAGGGTCCGCACGCGGGCGAGAtgagcgcgccgacgccgccctcAGGGCCGCAGGCcacggcgtctgcgccgtccttcgccctcggcgctgcgcctgcttcgctttccgccgctgcaggcgcgccgtcgcccgagcgtctctgccgcgcgtccACTAGTGGGAGCAGCGCCCcgacccgcggcggcgcatccTCTGCGCTTTCGGCGTCGGCCTCGTCCTCGGACTTGTGGAGGCAGATAGACCGCGAGCGCGGTTCGCTGGGGTACTGGGAAGACGCTgacgagagcggagacgcccccCCAGGGGTCGCGCCACGCAGCTTCCTTCGCAACTGGCCCAAATGGACGTCTACGCGCACGGGCGCAGAAGTCCAGCTGCGGCTTTCGTCGCAGTGGCTGCTCGACCTCCCGGCAGCGGCCCGCGAAGCGGCGAATCTCGCGGGGACTTCGCAGGGCGAAGGCCctgaggaagacgccgaggaggaaggtgggcgcgcagaaaacgcagaggcTGCACCGGCGCGgagtgcgcggcgccggctgcaaCTGCTCCCTGAACGCGTGGAGCGCCAGTGGAGTAAGTtcgtcggcgcgcaggcgagcctgCGGCCTTGGTGTCTCTCCCGACAGCTGGACTGGGGGGTGCCTCTTCCCGTGTGGCGAGTGCGGCTCTTCGGAGTGTCTCGCGCAGCaaagaaggccgcgcagactGTAGAGAAAACGGGCACGGACACGGGCGTGAgtgcgaaggcggcgcgcgaagacgcgacaCCAGCAAGCGCGCGGGACGCGAGGGGGGCTGCTCAGGctgacgcgcgcctcctcgcggaggctgagaggcgaaaagagagcggagaaggaCCGCGGGGcacggaggagacaggcggccgcgcagggcgccgcgaccgcgctcgtgaggcgccgcacagcggagagactgagggcggcggcgaggcaggagtAGGggccgacgcgcgagaggaagacgagctgGGGGGGGGAGTGGAATACGCGTGGGATGAGGTGGCTGCctcggaggaggacgcgtgGAAGGCGATTGAAGCAAAAATCGTCAGGcaccttcttcgcgcgggcATCGAGAACCCCAAggagagggcagcgacgaTTCTGCAGGGAgctcggctgcgcgcctcgagcggTGGACAGGAGAGCCACGGCGCCAGAGAGCTTCCAGCTGAACAAGGGGatggcgaagacgagaacgGGAGGGGCGAGACGACCcggacgcgcggcgaagaagaagacatcTACGCTGAGATTGCGCAGACGAAAGACGTCCTCGATACCTGGTTCAGCAGCGCCCTCTggcctctcgcctgcgcagaggccgcgtgcAGAGATCGTAAAAGCAATGAAGATGCCAGCGAAGAGCGAACAAGTGGGAcacctgccgccgtcgctccctTCTCCCCTTCTCCAGCTTCTActgctctctcttctcctccttcctcaTCGCCATCCCCTCTatcttcgccttccgcctcacTTTCTGTGTGCGACAGTGCGCGTttgcctccgctctcttcgcgcgaGGGGAGGGGATGCGCGCcgtcagctgcgccgcgcgcgcctcacaCGGAGCTCGTGACCGGCGAAGACATTCTTTTCTTCTGGGTGCTGCGTCAgttcgtcctctgcggcgcgctcacgcggcggacgccctTTTCGCGCGTAACCCTCCACGGGCTGTTggtcgacggcgaaggcaagAAGCTGAGCAAAACGAAGGGAaacgtcgcgcgcggctaCCTGAACCGCGTCATCGAGGAGgctggcgccgacgcgctgag GTGGACTTTGCTGAGCGGGATCTCGCCGGGTTCTTCCATTGCCTTCGACCAAGAGGCCCTCGCGGTCTCGCGCCGGTTTCTGCACAAGCTGTGGAACGTCGGCAG GTTCGTCGAGAGGTTTGCTGCGACTTTTCCTccgttctccgcctcggcgcgggcATCGTCTCCGTcgtgcggcgagagcgaagccCGGGGCGAGACCGCCGGCGCATGCCACCGAccggcagaagacgcgcgagggcagGCGAGCCAAGAGGAAtccgcggagagacgaagctGCCAGTCTCCTCTTGTGGCGCGCTACTTCTGGAG CCGGTCGCTGGCCGTGGCTCGCGAGGTTTCTGCGCTTTTGGAGCGAATGGAGACCggtgcagctgcgcagatCCTTCAGAGTTTCCTCTGGCGAGAAGTCGCGGACTGGCTCATcccggctgccgcggcggcgcgggtcTACTCCGGCAGGCCCGAAGAGACGCGACCCGCACGAActgacggcggagagagagacgcaggtgGAGGGCGTGCAGCGCCAGAGAAGGAtcctcgcgcagacgccggcgacggcgaggcgcgccccGAGGCCTGGGAGACGATCGTGGCCGCGACGGGCGAGCAGGGGGCGCGTGCGACCGCGTTGGAGCCCAAAGAGGGGGGGCCGACGCAAGAGCAAAGGATGAACGCTGAGACGCGCCTTGCGTTAGTGGAAGATCTCGGCTTGTGGAGTGAActtctcctctccgtttTCGATGtttcgctgcgcctgctgcaccCTTTTGTGCCGTTCGTCACCGAGGCTCTCTTTCAGACAGTCGTTCTCCCGCACGCACCGAGACACCACGAGCGGCTCAGGGCCTCTGATTGCTCAACCTTCTCTAGAGAGACCCCGTCAACTTTTTCACCTGCGCCTTCGgcttcagctgcgcctcACCCTGGCACATCCGCCCATTCTTcaacgccgtcgccgtcctccacTGTGTCCTCTGAGGCTCGAGGCGCCGTAGGTCCTTCAGCGTCGATGCCCGTCTCTGGCCTGGATTCCTCGCCGCCCCTGAATTTGCCTCGCGCACTGGCGGCCTCACGCTGGGCGCTGCACTCCTCAG agaggccgcgcctcgacactgaggcgctgcggctcttccCAGTGCTGCAAACTGTCGTGAGGCGAATTCGGCGAGCTGTGAAGGAGTTCCAGCCGCAAgagccgccagaggcggagcCCGCCGGGCGACCCGAGGACGAGGATCCGAGCAGGACAACAGAGAGTTTCTCGCGAATGCCTGAAGTAGATCGAGATGGTCAGCGCGTAgtcccgcgaggcgagcttCGAGTAGAACTTGCGTCGGAGGACGATGCGCTGAGCGCCTTGATTGAAGTGAGAAGGGAGACTGCATGTGTGCGCGGCGTCGTTCTCGTCGTGCCCAGTAGCGTCAGTTTCGCGGAGGAAGGATACGCGCTCgcgggaggagaaggagagtgTGGGCTGACTAACTTGCTTTTCTCTGGGTGCTtcagcgagagaaaggcgcgaagaggaacGCTCCGAAGTTCTGGCGCTCACTTGTGGTTTCCCTTTCGTCTGGGCACCGCGTGCGTGTGGCTCCCAAGaacctcgcgcgcggccttctctcctctgcgcgctgcaCGC AGAGAGCGTTTTTTCGTAGCGACGTGGGCGGCCCttgcgccgtcggcgctctccgtcgttcgccgctctcggtCACCAGGATGCAAGccccgcgcagctcgcgaaaCGCCTTTagaagaaggcagacgcgccagcgaggacgcTTCAGAGCTTGACGCCAGCGTGCGGAAAATGGAAATCCGCGTAAGCCggtcgctgccgtcgccgttgTGCGCGAGTCGGCGTTCTGCGTGCTCTCCGCCTGAAGATGTGcagccctgcgccgcgtcgcagccAGCGAGGCAGTgcggaggagaaagagaagacaaCGGTGATGACAAACAGAAAGCGGACGCCGCCgaaaggagacgcgagaagagcgcggcgcagcgacacaGAAAGGGCGAGAAGCTGAAGGAACAGATtgcggagctcgaggcgcggctcgcagTGCCTGA ATTCGCGGTTAGAGCTCCGGCAGACGTCCAGCGGAAACTGCGTGTGCGGCTTGAGCGCGCGAAGCACGAGCTtgcgaaggcagagagactttga